The DNA window ACATGTTGTTTTTGACGTTGACGTGGACATGGTCTTCAAAAATGCAATTTCGACAGATAAATTTCTACTGGGGATCATTTGAAAACCCTGATAAAACTATAACGCGGTGAAGGCTAATCCGAATATTTAAAAAGACATTGATGTTCAAAGTTTTAAAGTTTTACTTGAAACATGTCcaaaattacatgtttttatGACAGGAGGGAGCACAGTGAGTATCTATAGATGCTCCTATGTACTATTCAGTTGCTCAGTTGCATGTTTTACCTTGATATAGTTCTGCTTCCTGTCTCTTTGATAGGTTTGCTCAGCCTGGGTTCAGCTTATTGAAGTAAGGCCATCAATTTTGGAGGTAACTAGCACATTGCCTGGGCATTTCAGCAATCTCAAATAAAATTACCAtaagttctatttttttaaaaaaaataataaatcctAAGATCTAAATATTTCACACCAGATTAAATGCCACATACACACACATTTCACTTGCAGCTCATGCCCTGGTTTGTAGCCAGGCAATGAAATGTTTAATTTCCCTTGTGTTTATGTTTGTGCAGAAACTATCCAATatctgttgttttctttttgtttgtttttaatcACAATACTTTTGATGCCCTGCTGCAAGGTTTACTTTGCACtgatttttgttattttttcattAAGTAGTCCGTGAAGTTACCCTATCGAGCTCAGATTTCAtgctattcatttttttaagaaataaacaactGTCGTTGACTAGGGTTGCTTGTTTATCTCTGGGGTTGTTGATCTTCATTTGTAGATTTTTCAATTGCTTATATCTTGTGTTATGCTGGATCTAACATTGGATAGTAAACTGCAGCCTCATTTGAAAAATGTTACCGAATTGATGCTGCAAGCTAATAAAGATTCAGATGATGAAGTTGCTCTCGAGGCTTGTGAATTCTGGTATGTCCCCTGTAAACATGGTAATCCAGCATGCATATCAAAACTATATTGTGTCCATATCTATGTGTCAACTACTTGTTCTTATTCTTAAAATTTCAGTAGTTCGTTATGCTCACATTTTATTAGGCGTCATCCATCTGATTTTAAATAAACTATCATCAGCTGCGATATAGGCAGTAGTTTCTTTTATGTTGATTAATGCTTTATTGAAGTTGTAACTATGGTGCATATCTAGGTCGGCATACTGTGATGTCAGCATGCCTCCTGAGGGGTTGAGAGAGTTCTTGCCATGCTTAATCCCAGTAACTGTCCCTTTCCCTCTTTATAATTAGTTCTGATTCATTTGAGAGCTGGTCACAGTTTCTTTACATATTTTGCTTGCATTCATTTGTAGACACTCTTATCAAACATGAGCTATTCTGATGATGACGAATCACTTGCTGATGCTGAGGTGGTAAATTTTCTTTATATCTCGCATATTTCACTGGTGGGTTATTGGTGATAGTGACTTGCTCtgatatatattatatgttatCAGGAGGACGAATCGTTTCCAGACAGGGATCAGGTTGGTTAAATCTTCTGTAACGATAAAGTTCTCAGTGAATGTCCTAGATTAACCTTGCAGTCCTGTAGTTTTGTTCTGGAACTGGTGTATCAGAGGTTTTGCTACCTTTTATGTTTTTTGAAATTAGTTACTACCAGCTTGCGTTGTCTATTGCTCCTTTATTAGGTTGGGCAACcctaaaatttataaaagatATGGAAAGTGACTGTATGTTTTACAGCTATATGCTCTCTGCTTTTATTTCTTTATAAACAAGAAAGGCATTGTATAACAGGACTTGAAGCCCCGGTTCCATGCCTCTCGACTACATGGATCTGAAACCGGAGAAGACGATGTGAGTCCAGAAAtgttatttgtttttaaaaagcTTAATGACTTCCACCAACTTAAACTGTCGAGATGAAGATAACATTGTTTTGTTGTCGTATGGacaggatgatgatgatgctgtaAATGTTTGGAATTTGAGGAAATGTAGTGCTGCTGGCCTGGATGTCCTTTCTAATGTTTTCGGTGATGACATTCTTCCTACTTTAATGCCTTTGATACAGGTAAGTTGTACTTTTGGTTTTGTATTTATTATGGCTAGCATATTTATCAAGATTGATATTGTGATGCATTAGCCCCTGAGCTGCTACTCAAATTCTAGGTATATTTGGCATTTGCTCTGATCTGAATTTGCAAATTGTAGAGTTTGATCTTGAACACACCTTGTCAGCTGGGCACTtccaatcttttttttccttcgaaACTGGTGTGATGATTCCTGATTAGTTGGTAACATATGAACTAGCAGTTTCTGGTTCGTTACAGTAGCTGCATCATCATATGTTTTGTAGAAGCTGATAAACCATAATGCTTAAGTTTATCTGTCAATCTCAAAAAATGGCTTTAGGCTTCAAATAATAATCAATGTTCCAAGGTGAACTAcgtttttttttgccaacttaTTGCTTTATTCCTGTACTTTTTTGGGGCGAGTTACCTTTGTGAAGGCTGTTGATGTAATatggctttttttttataaaatgaatGAACTCTGTTGTGGTTCGCCAAGTTAAGGGATTTGGGACTTTCTAACTTCCTTTGTAAAGAGATGAATTATACCGTGTTTTTGTCAATTACTTAGAAACCTGTTTGTAGGGGTTCAATATTGAAGCGTTATTGTAGAACCCTATCCACAGCATTATTGGGTTGTTGGCCAAGTGTTTATATGTTCCGATGCTGTGTGCTGTTTCTGACCTTGAATGATTTGGATAAACATACACCTTTTTCTGTATTTTGCAGCAAAATCTGGCTCGAACTGACGATGATGCGTGGAAGGAGAGGGAAGCTGCTGTTTTGTCTATTGGTGCTATAGCGGAGGGATGCATTACTGGGCTATATCCCCATCTTCCGCAGGTATTTTTATCAATTAACTATTGCTGTATTTAATTCCTTGAACTTCATTAGGAAAAGAGTAGCATGTGTGTATTGAGACTCACTTTTGATTTCTTCATCTGTCTATTCTGCTTCCCTTCTCATTGTGAATTGTACCTATCCTAACATGTTCTATTCATTTGCAGATTGTTGCTTTTCTTATTCCACTTCTTGACGATAAATTTCCTCTTATACGGAGTATTACTTGTTGGACCCTCTCCCGATATAGTAAATTCATTGTACAGGTAATATGAGCATTCCTAAGTGTTGAATCTACCATCTTCTATACTGGAAGatttttgttttccttcaaaAGCTAACCCCACACCACACACACCCCACCCCCTTTTTGTATTATGCATTTAAAGTAGGTACATGACAATGTGGactttggcttttttttttttgttcagcgTGCTGTGTTTGCCTTTTAAACATCAGTTGGCAGACTACTCATTTTTTCATTCCTAACGACATGCATTTTGTActatttgggtttttttttttctggtggtggtggtggtggtggggggggggggtccaaAGGTTCGCTGTGTTCATATAATGCTCTATGAACTGGACTTGCTCTTTATTTATCTATATGCAATCCATAGATGATTCTTAACTTATCGTGCATCCTTTTTTGCTGATGCAGAGCCTAGAGCATCCCAATGGTCGTGAACAATTTGATAAAATCCTCTTAGGTTTATTAAGGAGGGTTTTGGATACTAACAAAAGAGTGCAGGAGGCGGCGTGTTCGGCATTTGCAACGCTTGAAGAGGTTATCTACTTGATCTTTGAACCATTTCTGTTTGAGATTTTCTGtataattatcatatattttcttcTGTTTTCAGGAGGCTGCTGAAGAGTTAGTACCACACTTGGGAATTATTTTGCAGCACCTTATGTGTGCCTATGGAAAATACCAGGTTCTTTGTAATTTAAAGTCATAATTTTCAATTGCATTGAACAATGCAATCCAACAAGTGCTTCCTAAGGCCTCATTAGTTTTAACTCTACGTGTTGCTTCATGAGCAGAGACGAAACCTTCGAATACTCTATGATGCTCTCGGCACTCTTGCTGATGCTGTTGGAGCTGAGCTTAACCAGGTGCAAAGCATTTTGATGAATATCTCTCTTGTTTGTTCTTTTCTATTAACAAGCAATTATGTCTCTTTGTTTGTCTGATTCCTTTTGTGTGTTGATTCCTTCTACTTATAACTAACTACTTTTAATATGCTGCGCAGGCAAAATATCTAGATATATTTATGCCACCACTAATCACAAAATGGCAGCAACTTGCCAACTCTGATAAAGATTTATTCCCACTGCTCGAATGCTTTACATCTATCGCTCAGGTACTTACAGTTTTTGTCTGTGCTTACCTTCTCTAGTTTGAACATGCTAAATTTGATTTGAAGGTCCCTTCATACCCATTTTAGAGCATCTTTTGCGATATTCATGGTTATAATCTCCAGACAGTATGTTAAATGTTCTTGATGAAAATTTGGTCCATTTTGTCTTGTGTTAACTTAAGATTTTAATTTGCAGTAACAATAGAGAAAACAAGTTAGAATAGAAACTGACTCTTCAAATCGTGATCCACCATGAGTTTCTTACCTCAATACTTTACTCAAATATTTAACCAATAATGCAATTAGAATAGAAGCTGACTCTTCAAATCGTGATCCACCATGAGTTTCTTACCTCATCAATACTTAACTCAAATATTTAACCAATAATGCAAGTAAAGATGTCTGAAACATACAGATATGTCAATCAGGGCTGGCATCAACATGATcaggatttatttatttatttatttatttcaggCCCTGGGACCAGGATTTTCACAGTTTGCTGAGCCAGTATTTCAGAGATGCATCAATCTTATCCAATCTCAGCACCTGGCAAAGGTCTGTGAAATCTTTTTTCCCTCTTATATTAAAATACAGTTTCTTTGCTTCTCACATAAGCATAGCTATCTGCAGTATCTTTTTTTAGTTATACTTATGGATTTTAGTTGATTGGTCCACTGATCCTCTCTATTTCAAGTATTCTACCTCCTTAGAATTCAATTTATTTTAGGTGTGGTATTTATTGATCTTTAGCCTTGTTCAGTTAATCTCCGAgagggagggattggaggggatttaagGGAAATAATTCTACACCACAATAGCCTCCAAATCCCCCTCAATCCCCTTATGagagggattaaccgaacaaggcctctTAGTGGAACTGAAACTTGACTGACTATTCTTCAATACAAAACACAATTACACACCTTCTAACAGTAGCATTGCACTGGACATATCCACTTTGATTTGGAGGGCCAGTCAATAACGCTAACGAAATTATTTAGTTGTAGAACTAACTGGGAACTTTCTGTTACAACTGAATCttaatgataggaaaaaatgaGATCATTGCCACTCTAATCTTAAGGATATGATGCTGGATCTTTCCTATCCAAGCAGCTAACTCTATTTTTCTGGCATGTGACTACAGTCCACAGATCGGTTAGCATCAAATGCTTAATGGTCTCCTTCGTTATTTTAGTGGAAGATAAATTAATAGCTGATATCAAGTTGGTTATTTCCAACCCAAGTAATAAACCTATTAATTTGTAGCTGTTTATTACTAATCGGTAAATCTAATAAATAATGCATCTATCATTTTTATGGTCTTGAAACTTGAAAGCCACATTAAAGGTTAAACCACATTAAGGTTGCTTCCCATCACTTACATGCCCTGCAAGAATAATGACTGTACACGttaatgtaattatatttttacatattctATTATGAAAGAACAGACCTAGATCGGATTAGGGATACAATCAAAATATACAGGAATAATGACTGTACACATTAATGTAATTATATTAGTACATATTCTATTATGAAAGAACAGACCTAGATCGGATTAGGGATACAATCAAAATATACAGGAATAATGACTGTACACAttaatgtaattatattttttacatattcTATTATGAAAGAACAAACCTAGAGATAGGATTAGGGATACAATCAAAATAGAAGAATATCAGGAGACAGGACTTGTCACCTTATTGGGGTTGTCACTGTTCCTCTCAATTCCACAAAAAGTCAATTCAATCGGCATTGATCTTCACTGGAATCTGGATGCTGCTGACTCCATCTGCATCAAAGAAACTTATACGGGATCACTTTTTCTACATGCAGGTTGATCCTGCTGCAGCTGGTGCATTATATGATAAGGAATTCATTGTGTGTGCATTGGATCTGTTGTCAGGACTTGCAGAAGGACTTGGCGCTGGTATTGAAAGCCTGGTAAATTCAACTATATGGCCAGtgatatttcctttttttttgttaattactCTTTGTTCCCTTACCTATCGACCTCAGTAATCTGTAGGAGATCCATACCTTTTCCAAGCCCTACTCTTTCTTTATGCACATAGATTATGTGACGAATTTCTTGGAATAGAATTACACTAAGGGGTTAGACCATATGAGCGGAGCAGACAAACCAACCTGTTTCATTGGTGCATGACATTAAAGTAGACATTCTGCCTCTGTTAATAAATGATAGTTTTTGGGGTGCACAATGAGTATATCAACAGGGAAGAATGGAGACTGTTTATGGATGTTCCAGGCTGAAGTTTCACAGAAGCTGTTAGACTTGTGGATCCCCATCACCCTTTTCTCTCTAGGAGCTAGTTGCACATGTCTAGCTTGAAGTGATAGACTACATGTGGGTAATATTTGGTCCTTTCCTGTATTGGCTATACTGATTAATAGATGAAAGAAAAGGTAGGGTTACAAATACTAAGACATGCTTCTCCAAAAAAAGAGGATCCAAGTTCTGTAGGTTGTCCATAATATGTTAGAATGTGAGCTGCAATAAGGTACATGTCGGTACATAGTTGAGATGATGGTTATCAAACAAAGTGACTGGGAAATTGGTCTTGACGCTACTAACTATggtttaggccctctttgtttataggcttataagccaaaaagtctaagcctaaacaaacatgtagcttttccgtttggcttttttaaaaGTCAATCGGTTATAAACCATATAAACTGAAAAGTCGGCTTAAAAGCCTAAACCCAACCAAAGAGGGCATTAGTTGAATGAAAACTTGGGGGTTTCAGAAAAGATTGTGCTTCATACTgccttttctttattatttgTAAGACACTTCAAAGTGTGATGTGTGTAGCTCTTCGATATCTGTGTAAGCCATCTTCATTTTGTTTTAGGTTTCACAAAGCAGTTTGAGAGATATTCTTTTGCAATGTTGTATGGATGAAGCAGCGGATGTTCGACAGAGTGCTCTCGCCCTCCTGGGGGACCTTTCTAGGGTTCGCTGCAGACCACCAAAGTCCACCTTTTATTGTTTTAAGTTGCTTTGTagccaataaaaaaaataacaactaTTCATGTAGGTTTGCCCTATACATCTGCATCCCCGCCTTCAAGAATTCCTTAATGTTGCTGCGAAGCAACTGGTAAGTATTTTCTATCTGGTATAGTATAACATCTCGGATTCACTCCTCACATTATGTTGTTGCTGCAGAACCCGCAATGTGTGAAGGAGGCTGTGTCAGTGGCTAACAACGCCTGTTGGGCAATTGGAGAATTAGCAATCAAGGTTTTGTACCACTTTTGCAaccctagttttttttatttcaaaagatATTGCAACCCTAGATTGATACACATAGatgtttcctttcttttctgagCAACTAGTACCATACCTGTTTCCCAGGATATACCTTAAACCTTTGTTACTGCTTCTACTGCCAATCACATTTGCCACATGGCAACTTTGACACTAAACTTGGCCGGCAACATGCACTCCTAGTTTCTTTCTGTGCCTATGACGTGCTAGTACTCATTGGTATTTTGTAAAATTGTTGTGGGTATGTCTAACTGATTATTCCTTTCCAGATTGGCAAAGAAATTTCACCTGTGGTTATCACTGTTGTTTCTTGCTTGGTGCCTATTTTAAAATCTCCTGAGGTAATTGCATTTTAAGTTGTTCTCATCACGTCTTTTACTCGAGTGAGCATTTCAGCTAAATGCCTCGTGTGTCCTGACATACTATTACAGGGCTTGAATAAGTCACTTCTCGAAAATAGCGCAATCACTCTTGGGAGGCTTTGCTGGGTCTGTCCAGACATTGTGGCCCCCCACATGGACCATTTCATGCAAGCCTGGTGCAATGCCTTGTGCATGTAAGTGTCTGTCCTTTAAGCTCTCTGGTGCCCTTTTATGGATCTAATTTTCGTCATGTACAGGATACGAGATGATTTTGAGAAAGAGGATGCATTCCATGGTCTATGTGCAATGGTACATCCACGCTTTTGCTTACTGTTACAATTTACAAAGCTGCCTGACTTACACAAAATACTGTCATTCTATACTAGGTAGCAGCAAACCCAACTGGAGCTGTGGGTTCACTAACTTTTATCTGCCAGGCCTGTGCAAGTTGGAACGTGAGATTCCTGTCATATTAGACATGCTTTCTGCACCAGTATTCTGCACTGAAGCTCACGATATTTGTTTATACAGGAGATAAAGAGTGAAGGTTTACACAATGAAGTGTGCCAGATTTTGAATGGATACAAGcaggtatatatatttttttcttagggCGGGTAAAACGATTCCTCATTGCGGTTCTGTATCGGTACCGTACATGCAACAAACTAACAAAAAACATTTTCCATAGATGCTCGGAAGTGGGGGTTGGGAACAGTGCATGTCCACCCTAGAGCCAGCGGTCGTTCAGAGATTAGGCAGATACGGAGTATGAGGATACCGACGGAATTTGTTTTGGTTGTCTATTCTTTACTATACGTTGGGACGGAAGCAAAGAGAAGAAAGGGAACTCATCGTGCAGCGCCAGTGTGTGATTTTTATGATGTGATGGATTCTGGCCGGTTAGTTTTGTATGTTCCACTGCTAGTGATATATTGGTTCGCACAGGACTGCTGTCTGAGAGCATCATGTGCGTTGTCCTCAGCACAAGTGAGTGGTAAGAAAGAATTACCACGACAGACAGAATGAAGGCTAGTACCTTCCCTTTTGGTTTATTGAGTCGATTGGGTCGAAGAGCTGTGCTTGATTGTAGGTTCTATTGTACTGGTCAGTTCAGTGGACTCGGTTCTGTTTTTTTGTCACTCCACTGGCACTGGCACTGGCACCCCAGCAGCAACATAGAGTTGTTGGAAAGGTTTTGTAGCGTGTATTTTATGGGTCCAAGAGTTTAGGTGTAGGGtcttctctcttttattttatttttttttccttttgtgctCGACAGGGTTGTATTGATTCATTccccaataaaaaaaaaagtattgaaCAAACATTGAGACTGAAACAAAAGGAAGATTGAACAAGCTTTGAGCCTGATGTTCAAGATGAGTTGAGAGGGTATATGGTAAAAGAAAATACTCCTGATCATCCAAGCCTGAGATTCGTAGGCCTATGTAGCGGCATATCGCTTACTCCTAACGTCTGGGTAGTGCGAGTTATGAGCACATTTGTCTTGCTTTGGCTGACCTTCCATTTCCATCCGGCTTCAAGACGAACGCACGCATACATACAGTAGCTAGTGTGTTTTCAAATGGGCTGGGCCGGTGATGTTGCAGTAGCCAGCCCATTATGCTGGGTTGTCCGACCGGAAACCTTATCCCCTACCCG is part of the Oryza glaberrima chromosome 4, OglaRS2, whole genome shotgun sequence genome and encodes:
- the LOC127769663 gene encoding transportin-1 yields the protein MAAAALWQPQEEGLREICTLLDAHISPNSDQARIWQQLQHYSQFPDFNNYLVFLLARGEGKSFEARQAAGLLLKNNLRATFSSMPPASQQYVKSELLPCIGATNKAIRSTVGTVISVLFQIVRVAGWIELFQALHQCLDSNDLDHMEGAMDAIYKICEDVPEELDVDVPGLPERPINVFMPRLLQFFQSTHAILRKLALGCINQYIVVMPAALYMSMDQYLQGLFNLAKDPSADVRKLVCSAWVQLIEVRPSILEPHLKNVTELMLQANKDSDDEVALEACEFWSAYCDVSMPPEGLREFLPCLIPTLLSNMSYSDDDESLADAEEDESFPDRDQDLKPRFHASRLHGSETGEDDDDDDAVNVWNLRKCSAAGLDVLSNVFGDDILPTLMPLIQQNLARTDDDAWKEREAAVLSIGAIAEGCITGLYPHLPQIVAFLIPLLDDKFPLIRSITCWTLSRYSKFIVQSLEHPNGREQFDKILLGLLRRVLDTNKRVQEAACSAFATLEEEAAEELVPHLGIILQHLMCAYGKYQRRNLRILYDALGTLADAVGAELNQAKYLDIFMPPLITKWQQLANSDKDLFPLLECFTSIAQALGPGFSQFAEPVFQRCINLIQSQHLAKVDPAAAGALYDKEFIVCALDLLSGLAEGLGAGIESLVSQSSLRDILLQCCMDEAADVRQSALALLGDLSRVCPIHLHPRLQEFLNVAAKQLNPQCVKEAVSVANNACWAIGELAIKIGKEISPVVITVVSCLVPILKSPEGLNKSLLENSAITLGRLCWVCPDIVAPHMDHFMQAWCNALCMIRDDFEKEDAFHGLCAMVAANPTGAVGSLTFICQACASWNEIKSEGLHNEVCQILNGYKQMLGSGGWEQCMSTLEPAVVQRLGRYGV